The following proteins come from a genomic window of Gottfriedia acidiceleris:
- the rplA gene encoding 50S ribosomal protein L1 produces the protein MANKGKKYQEAIKLVDRTAVYAVNEAVELVKKTTTVNFDATVEVAFRLGVDPKKADQQIRGAVVLPHGTGKVQRVLVFAKGEKAKEAEAAGADFVGDADMINKIQQGWFDFDVVVATPDMMAEVGKLGRVLGPKGLMPNPKTGTVTFDVTKAVNEIKAGKVEYRVDKAGNIHVPIGKVSFENEKLVENFTTIFETMVKVKPAAAKGTYMKNVAITSTMGPGIKVDPASF, from the coding sequence ATGGCTAACAAAGGTAAAAAATACCAAGAAGCTATTAAATTAGTAGATCGTACAGCTGTTTACGCAGTAAACGAAGCTGTTGAACTTGTTAAAAAGACTACAACTGTTAACTTTGATGCAACAGTTGAAGTAGCATTCCGTTTAGGAGTAGACCCAAAGAAAGCTGACCAACAAATTCGTGGTGCAGTAGTTCTTCCGCACGGTACTGGTAAAGTACAACGTGTATTAGTATTCGCTAAAGGTGAAAAAGCTAAAGAAGCTGAAGCTGCTGGTGCTGATTTCGTAGGCGATGCTGACATGATTAACAAAATCCAACAAGGTTGGTTCGATTTTGATGTAGTAGTAGCAACTCCAGACATGATGGCTGAAGTTGGTAAATTAGGACGTGTATTAGGACCTAAAGGTTTAATGCCAAACCCGAAAACAGGTACAGTTACATTTGACGTAACAAAAGCTGTTAACGAAATCAAAGCTGGTAAAGTTGAATACCGTGTTGATAAAGCTGGTAACATTCACGTACCAATCGGTAAAGTATCTTTCGAAAACGAAAAGTTAGTAGAAAACTTTACAACAATCTTTGAAACTATGGTAAAAGTTAAACCTGCTGCTGCTAAAGGAACATACATGAAGAATGTTGCAATCACTTCAACTATGGGCCCTGGTATCAAAGTAGATCCAGCTAGTTTCTAA
- the rplL gene encoding 50S ribosomal protein L7/L12 has product MTKEQIIEAVKNMTVLELNDLVKAIEEEFGVTAAAPVAMMGGAVEAAAEQTEFDLVLASPGDQKIKVIKVVRELTGLGLKEAKELVDNTPKAIKEGISKEEAEEMKAKLEEVGANVEVK; this is encoded by the coding sequence ATGACTAAAGAACAAATCATTGAAGCAGTTAAAAACATGACTGTATTAGAATTAAATGACTTAGTAAAAGCAATCGAAGAAGAGTTCGGCGTAACTGCTGCTGCTCCTGTAGCTATGATGGGTGGCGCTGTTGAAGCTGCTGCTGAGCAAACTGAATTTGATTTAGTATTAGCTAGCCCTGGCGACCAAAAAATCAAAGTAATCAAAGTTGTTCGTGAATTAACTGGTTTAGGATTAAAAGAAGCTAAAGAATTAGTTGACAACACTCCTAAAGCAATTAAAGAAGGAATCAGCAAAGAAGAAGCTGAAGAAATGAAAGCTAAACTTGAAGAAGTTGGCGCTAACGTAGAAGTTAAGTAA
- the secE gene encoding preprotein translocase subunit SecE, with translation MGVASVGRIGKFFREVKSEMKKVSWPKRKELVNSTVTVLATVLFFVVFFAVIDTGISKLIRLILE, from the coding sequence ATGGGGGTTGCATCTGTGGGTCGTATCGGTAAGTTTTTTCGCGAAGTAAAAAGTGAAATGAAAAAAGTTTCATGGCCTAAACGTAAAGAATTAGTTAATTCAACAGTTACAGTATTAGCTACAGTTTTGTTCTTTGTAGTATTCTTCGCTGTAATTGACACAGGAATTTCTAAACTAATTCGACTTATTCTTGAATAA
- the rplJ gene encoding 50S ribosomal protein L10, whose amino-acid sequence MSAVLEAKKQVVTEVAAKLRDSKATVVVDYRGLNVAEVTELRKQLREAGVEFKVYKNTLTRRAAEEAGLVGLNESLTGPNAIAFSMEDVIAPAKVINDFAKKHEALEIKAGVIEGNVATVEEVKALAELPSREGLLSMLLSVLQAPIRNFALATKAVAEQKEEQGA is encoded by the coding sequence ATGAGCGCAGTATTAGAAGCTAAAAAACAAGTTGTAACTGAAGTAGCTGCAAAATTACGTGATAGCAAAGCAACAGTTGTTGTTGACTACCGTGGTTTAAATGTTGCTGAAGTAACTGAATTACGTAAGCAATTACGTGAAGCTGGCGTTGAGTTCAAAGTTTACAAAAACACTTTAACTCGTCGTGCTGCTGAAGAGGCTGGTTTAGTTGGTTTAAATGAATCATTAACTGGTCCAAACGCAATCGCGTTTAGCATGGAGGATGTAATTGCTCCTGCTAAAGTAATCAACGATTTCGCTAAAAAACATGAAGCTTTAGAAATTAAAGCTGGTGTAATCGAAGGAAACGTTGCTACTGTTGAAGAAGTTAAAGCTCTTGCTGAACTTCCATCTCGCGAAGGTTTACTTTCTATGTTGCTTAGCGTGCTACAAGCACCAATCCGCAACTTCGCTCTTGCAACTAAAGCAGTTGCAGAACAAAAAGAAGAACAAGGCGCTTAA
- the nusG gene encoding transcription termination/antitermination protein NusG — MEKRWYVVHTYSGYENKVKANLEKRVETMGMQDKIFRVIVPEESEVEMKNGKEKVTKRKVFPGYVLVELVMTDDSWYVVRNTPGVTGFVGSAGSGSKPTPLLEEEITHILKHMGLDEQIIDFDLDVNEVVRLKEGPFANYTGSIKEIDFEKKKVTVLVEFFNKETPVELDLHLVEKL, encoded by the coding sequence ATGGAAAAAAGATGGTATGTAGTTCATACTTACTCAGGATATGAGAATAAAGTAAAAGCTAATTTAGAAAAACGTGTAGAAACAATGGGAATGCAGGATAAAATTTTCCGTGTAATAGTTCCAGAAGAATCAGAAGTAGAAATGAAGAACGGTAAAGAAAAAGTAACGAAACGTAAAGTGTTTCCAGGTTATGTGTTAGTTGAACTAGTCATGACTGACGATTCTTGGTATGTAGTTCGAAATACACCGGGAGTAACTGGTTTCGTTGGCTCAGCTGGATCTGGTTCAAAACCAACCCCACTTTTAGAAGAAGAAATTACACATATTCTAAAACATATGGGTCTAGATGAACAAATAATTGATTTTGATTTAGATGTAAATGAAGTTGTTCGATTAAAAGAAGGTCCGTTTGCGAATTATACTGGATCAATTAAAGAAATTGACTTCGAAAAGAAAAAAGTGACTGTGTTAGTAGAATTCTTTAATAAAGAAACGCCGGTAGAACTGGATTTACATCTTGTTGAAAAATTATAA
- a CDS encoding class I SAM-dependent methyltransferase: protein MADHYFTNQPNSKTDKKVFSFTLRGNDLKFQSDSGVFSRNEVDFGSRVLINAFTFPEIEGNILDVGCGYGPIGLSIAKDCTSRIVEMVDVNLRAIELAKENANVNKIENVKIYESSIYENVIGEYAAILTNPPIRAGKSVVHEILKGAHDKLLPGGELWVVIQKKQGASSALDLLKETFDEVEVVKKDKGYYIIKSKKD from the coding sequence ATGGCAGATCATTATTTTACAAATCAACCGAATAGTAAAACTGATAAAAAGGTATTTTCGTTTACTCTGAGAGGTAATGATTTGAAATTCCAATCTGATTCGGGTGTTTTTTCTAGGAATGAAGTTGACTTTGGATCCCGTGTTTTAATTAACGCATTCACATTTCCAGAAATTGAAGGTAATATTTTAGATGTTGGATGTGGGTACGGCCCAATAGGATTATCAATCGCAAAAGATTGTACTAGTCGAATCGTGGAAATGGTTGATGTGAATTTAAGGGCAATTGAATTAGCGAAAGAAAATGCGAATGTAAATAAAATAGAAAATGTAAAAATCTATGAAAGTAGCATCTATGAAAATGTAATAGGTGAATATGCGGCTATTTTAACAAATCCGCCAATTCGTGCTGGAAAAAGTGTTGTTCATGAAATTTTAAAAGGGGCTCATGATAAATTACTTCCTGGTGGAGAGTTATGGGTAGTTATACAAAAGAAGCAAGGAGCGTCATCAGCTCTTGATTTATTAAAAGAGACTTTCGACGAGGTTGAGGTAGTAAAAAAGGATAAAGGATATTATATCATAAAAAGTAAAAAAGATTGA
- the rplK gene encoding 50S ribosomal protein L11 translates to MAKKVIKMVKLQIPAGKANPAPPVGPALGQAGVNIMGFCKEFNARTADQAGLIIPVEITVFEDRSFTFITKTPPAAVLLKVAAGIESGSGEPNRKKVATVKRDKVREIAEQKMPDLNAASVEAAMRMVEGTARSMGIVIED, encoded by the coding sequence GTGGCTAAAAAAGTAATTAAAATGGTAAAATTGCAAATTCCTGCAGGGAAAGCAAACCCAGCACCACCAGTTGGTCCTGCACTAGGACAAGCAGGTGTTAACATCATGGGATTCTGTAAAGAGTTCAACGCTCGTACAGCTGACCAAGCTGGTCTAATTATTCCTGTTGAAATCACTGTATTCGAAGATCGTTCGTTTACATTCATTACGAAAACTCCTCCTGCTGCTGTACTTCTTAAAGTAGCGGCTGGTATCGAGTCTGGTTCAGGTGAACCAAATCGTAAAAAAGTAGCAACAGTTAAACGCGATAAAGTGCGTGAGATTGCTGAACAAAAAATGCCTGATTTAAATGCTGCTTCTGTTGAAGCTGCTATGCGTATGGTAGAAGGTACTGCACGTAGTATGGGTATCGTTATTGAAGACTAA